One Acidobacteriota bacterium genomic region harbors:
- a CDS encoding CPBP family intramembrane metalloprotease, translating into MTENPDQERASSWRDAIGRISPELLVMIVSIVIALEGLSWFLHRSKAFARVASTSWNLINPDVLISLVQILTVIGTCWVLAKVSPRTLGIDARRIPLAIAAVCAIWGLVQLAEATVALTRYESLAIYPGWGNPRGMLTPLIERMIGSVIAEELIWRGLVLTWCLDYFERRRPIRDPFIRTGSALLISQSAYAIAEIIDATAARGRLGLQSLDFPLLAVSGVFFALLYLRTRNLWLVMGVHLLTIWPAPLLSSPIDPAKLTVALAAVLLVPDPSRPISDSRSVRLRPRAPLTREHPD; encoded by the coding sequence GTGACCGAAAACCCGGATCAGGAGCGGGCGTCATCCTGGAGAGACGCAATCGGACGGATCTCGCCCGAATTGCTGGTGATGATCGTATCGATCGTCATCGCGCTCGAGGGTTTGTCGTGGTTTCTCCACCGGTCGAAGGCGTTCGCCAGGGTGGCGAGCACGAGCTGGAATCTGATCAACCCCGACGTCCTCATCTCTCTGGTGCAAATCCTGACGGTGATCGGCACATGCTGGGTCCTGGCGAAGGTAAGTCCGCGAACGCTCGGAATCGACGCTCGTCGCATCCCGCTGGCGATCGCCGCGGTCTGCGCGATCTGGGGTCTCGTCCAGCTCGCCGAGGCGACGGTCGCGCTGACGCGATACGAGAGCCTGGCCATCTACCCGGGATGGGGCAACCCGAGGGGGATGCTCACACCCCTGATCGAGAGGATGATCGGCTCGGTGATCGCCGAGGAGTTGATCTGGCGGGGACTGGTGCTCACGTGGTGTCTGGACTACTTCGAGCGTCGGCGTCCGATCCGGGACCCGTTCATCCGGACCGGATCCGCGTTGCTGATCTCGCAGTCGGCTTATGCGATTGCCGAGATCATCGATGCGACCGCGGCGCGGGGACGCCTCGGGCTGCAGAGCCTCGACTTCCCGCTGCTCGCCGTCAGCGGCGTCTTCTTCGCGCTCCTCTATCTCCGCACGCGGAACCTCTGGCTCGTCATGGGCGTACACCTCCTCACGATCTGGCCGGCCCCTCTTCTGAGCTCCCCGATCGATCCCGCAAAGCTGACGGTCGCTCTCGCGGCGGTCCTCCTCGTTCCCGATCCTTCGCGACCGATCTCCGATTCGCGATCGGTCCGGCTACGCCCCCGCGCGCCGCTCACTCGGGAACATCCGGACTAA
- a CDS encoding PQQ-dependent sugar dehydrogenase yields MKILIALVAALSMAIPVVAEVRGMAVGQQYATSGFLTSLSFDREGVMYYTTRSGDIRRLVDQTDELVAHVPSADMGNAALLGMAFDPDGQMVVHYVSPDLMTDVISRVDPVTGEERIIAEIRCTEIPVNCSSEHRGGNPFVTREGEIFVGVGDYNLQMVAQDPTSSGGKLYRISADGVVTKFAKGVRNPFDMVWDEEREVLILGDNGAVGQDELNVAAEGANLGWPLTMGSQPPVEGTVPPVYVFEGTVAPTGITLGGGAPSYFRGGVLMTGFVSERLYFFPSIDPITPPIVLVDKRAPMLIDVSIDPEGGVWFASPFTIYRLDVPLRGDVDGDGEVDFHDYQGLILELDDGDGNSVFDVEGGTFPGTWGADVDLDGIVSERDLQQLSWTLWGRRRGVGRR; encoded by the coding sequence TTGAAGATATTGATCGCACTGGTCGCCGCGCTGTCGATGGCGATCCCGGTCGTTGCGGAAGTCCGCGGCATGGCCGTCGGACAGCAGTACGCAACCAGCGGCTTTCTCACCTCACTCTCTTTCGACCGCGAAGGGGTGATGTATTACACGACCCGCAGCGGTGACATCCGGCGGCTCGTCGATCAGACCGATGAGCTCGTTGCGCATGTTCCTTCGGCCGACATGGGCAACGCGGCCCTGCTCGGAATGGCGTTCGATCCCGATGGGCAGATGGTCGTTCACTACGTATCGCCCGATCTGATGACGGATGTGATCTCCCGCGTCGATCCGGTCACGGGTGAGGAGAGGATCATCGCGGAGATCCGATGTACCGAGATTCCGGTGAACTGCTCGAGTGAACATCGTGGCGGCAATCCGTTCGTGACTCGGGAGGGTGAGATCTTCGTCGGGGTCGGTGACTACAATCTCCAGATGGTCGCTCAGGATCCGACATCCTCGGGGGGGAAGCTCTATCGGATTTCGGCCGATGGAGTCGTGACGAAGTTTGCGAAGGGCGTCCGGAACCCGTTCGATATGGTCTGGGACGAAGAGCGCGAAGTTCTGATCCTGGGGGACAATGGTGCGGTCGGGCAGGATGAGCTCAACGTGGCGGCCGAGGGAGCGAATCTCGGCTGGCCTCTCACGATGGGAAGTCAGCCGCCGGTCGAAGGAACGGTGCCGCCAGTCTACGTCTTCGAGGGCACCGTGGCTCCGACGGGCATCACGCTGGGCGGCGGAGCACCGAGCTATTTTCGCGGCGGGGTGCTCATGACGGGTTTCGTCTCCGAACGACTCTACTTCTTTCCGTCAATCGATCCGATCACTCCCCCCATCGTCCTGGTCGACAAGCGGGCGCCGATGCTGATCGACGTTTCGATCGACCCGGAAGGCGGCGTCTGGTTCGCTTCCCCGTTCACGATCTATCGGCTCGATGTTCCGCTTCGGGGGGATGTCGACGGAGATGGTGAGGTCGACTTTCACGATTACCAGGGGCTCATTCTGGAGCTCGACGACGGCGATGGCAACTCGGTGTTCGATGTCGAAGGCGGAACATTTCCCGGCACCTGGGGCGCGGATGTCGACCTGGATGGCATCGTCAGCGAAAGGGATCTCCAGCAGCTCTCCTGGACGCTCTGGGGGCGACGCCGGGGCGTGGGCCGGCGTTGA
- the uvrA gene encoding excinuclease ABC subunit UvrA, with protein MSSSAISISRARTHNLVDLSVDIPHGALTVITGPSGSGKSSLAFNTLYAEGQRRFVESMSTYVRQFLERMDRPDVESIEGILPAIAIEQKNSVKNARSTVATVTELADYARLFMTWAGTTHCVRCDAVVTRETSGSISDKLLGLFAGRRAVLIAPVTTDDGILEDLRKAGFYRLWIDGAIEEISTNHSKLETLPVLIDRLTLDHAKRDRLNEAVESALGVGSGKLVVFVQEDAGWTSHTWATAFICNRCGQEAQDPVPQLFSFNSPLGACPECQGYGRVMGVDWGKVIPNRSLRLDEIPIEPFNSPAYESCYDDLEAEASRIGLPLDVPIDQLEPDAYDALIHGRGKWYGIQGFFDWLETKKYKVHVRVLIARYRKYDSCPTCDGTRLRPEARAVRFRDRSIAELFAMNVGEARRFWEYLPLSSEEEARTGHLRREILNRLIYLDEVGLSYLTLDRQARTLSGGEAQRINLAAALGNGLTNTLYVIDEPTVGLHPRDSDRLLTVLGRLRDAGNTVVVVEHDPTIISGADHIIQLGPGAGRFGGRLVAAGPNSPAITKAAIGTSTDVDELADATRKDLENTDRIIIRGARSHNLRDIDVAIPLGGLVAITGVSGSGKSSLIRDCLYNAYRRHHRGETELDAGEIEAIENIDLIDDIQFVDQSPIGRSARSNPATYVKAWDDIRKLLAPADDKRITARDFSFNVDGGRCESCLGSGTVSIDMHFLADVEVTCDQCQGRRFQDRILRVRHHGKNVEDILALTVDEAIRFFIEHRGLIRKLNALRSVGLGYLTLGQSTASLSGGEAQRLKLASFLVPRQDSSRRLFLFDEPTTGLHSTDVRQLLSTFRELIDRGHSVVVIEHNLELIQASDWVIDLGPGGGDEGGLLVAEGPPERVAANDASVTGFYLREPVADTGSVGSTASNQS; from the coding sequence ATGTCGAGCTCGGCAATCTCGATCTCGAGAGCGAGAACTCACAACCTCGTCGATCTCTCGGTCGACATCCCTCACGGCGCTCTCACGGTCATCACCGGGCCATCCGGCTCCGGCAAATCCTCCCTCGCCTTCAATACGCTCTATGCCGAAGGACAGCGTCGGTTCGTCGAGTCGATGTCGACCTATGTCCGGCAGTTCCTCGAGCGGATGGATCGTCCCGACGTCGAGTCGATCGAGGGAATCCTCCCCGCCATCGCAATCGAACAGAAGAACTCCGTCAAGAACGCGCGCTCGACCGTCGCGACCGTCACCGAGCTGGCGGACTACGCCCGCCTCTTCATGACCTGGGCGGGGACGACCCACTGCGTGCGGTGCGACGCGGTCGTCACCCGCGAAACATCCGGTTCGATCTCCGACAAGCTCCTCGGCCTGTTCGCAGGAAGACGGGCGGTCCTCATCGCGCCGGTGACCACCGACGACGGGATCCTCGAGGACCTGCGAAAGGCCGGCTTCTACCGGCTCTGGATCGACGGCGCGATCGAGGAGATCTCCACCAATCACTCGAAGCTCGAAACCCTGCCCGTGCTGATCGACCGGCTCACGCTCGATCATGCGAAGCGCGATCGCCTGAACGAAGCGGTCGAGTCCGCGCTTGGCGTCGGCTCGGGGAAGCTCGTCGTATTCGTGCAGGAGGACGCCGGCTGGACGTCTCACACCTGGGCAACGGCGTTCATCTGCAATCGCTGCGGGCAGGAAGCGCAGGATCCGGTTCCTCAGCTCTTCTCCTTCAACTCGCCGCTCGGGGCCTGCCCGGAGTGCCAGGGCTACGGCCGCGTCATGGGCGTCGACTGGGGAAAGGTCATCCCGAACCGCTCGCTTCGTCTCGATGAGATCCCGATCGAGCCCTTCAACTCCCCCGCCTACGAAAGCTGCTACGACGACCTCGAAGCGGAGGCGTCGAGGATCGGTCTTCCGCTCGACGTCCCGATCGACCAGCTCGAGCCCGACGCCTACGACGCACTCATTCACGGACGCGGCAAGTGGTATGGGATTCAGGGCTTTTTCGACTGGCTCGAGACGAAAAAGTACAAGGTCCATGTCCGAGTTCTCATCGCCCGCTATCGCAAATACGACTCGTGTCCCACGTGCGACGGTACTCGTCTCCGCCCCGAAGCGCGCGCCGTTCGCTTCCGCGATCGTTCGATCGCCGAGCTCTTCGCGATGAATGTGGGGGAAGCCCGCAGGTTCTGGGAGTACCTCCCGCTGTCGAGTGAAGAGGAGGCTCGAACCGGCCACCTCCGGCGGGAGATCCTGAATCGCCTCATCTATCTCGACGAAGTCGGCCTCTCCTACCTGACCCTCGACAGGCAGGCGCGCACACTCTCCGGCGGCGAAGCGCAACGGATCAACCTCGCCGCTGCGCTCGGGAACGGTCTCACCAACACGCTCTATGTGATCGACGAGCCGACCGTCGGCCTTCATCCGCGCGACAGCGACCGGCTCCTGACCGTCCTCGGCCGCCTCCGCGACGCCGGCAATACGGTGGTCGTCGTCGAGCACGATCCGACGATCATCTCCGGCGCCGACCACATCATCCAGCTAGGCCCCGGCGCCGGTCGATTCGGCGGGCGGCTGGTCGCTGCCGGGCCGAACAGTCCCGCCATCACGAAGGCTGCAATCGGTACATCCACAGACGTCGACGAGCTCGCCGATGCGACGAGAAAGGATCTCGAGAATACGGATCGGATCATCATCCGCGGTGCCCGGTCTCACAACCTCCGTGACATCGACGTCGCGATTCCGCTGGGCGGTCTCGTTGCGATCACGGGTGTGTCCGGTTCCGGGAAATCGTCGCTGATCCGCGATTGCCTCTACAACGCCTACCGCCGTCATCACCGCGGCGAGACCGAGCTCGACGCCGGCGAGATCGAGGCGATCGAGAACATCGATCTGATCGACGACATCCAGTTCGTCGACCAGAGCCCGATCGGCCGCTCCGCGAGATCGAACCCGGCGACCTACGTCAAGGCGTGGGACGACATCCGGAAGCTTCTCGCCCCAGCGGACGACAAACGGATCACTGCAAGAGACTTCTCGTTCAACGTCGATGGGGGACGTTGCGAATCGTGCCTCGGAAGTGGAACGGTGTCGATCGACATGCACTTTCTGGCCGATGTCGAAGTCACCTGCGATCAATGTCAGGGGAGACGTTTTCAGGATCGCATTCTTCGGGTCCGGCATCACGGGAAGAACGTCGAGGACATTCTCGCGCTGACCGTCGACGAAGCGATCCGATTCTTCATCGAGCACCGAGGCCTCATCCGAAAACTCAACGCTTTGCGCAGCGTTGGCCTCGGATATCTGACCCTCGGACAATCGACTGCCTCGCTGTCGGGTGGTGAGGCACAGCGACTCAAGCTCGCGTCGTTTCTCGTTCCACGGCAGGATTCGAGTCGACGTCTGTTTCTTTTCGACGAACCGACCACCGGTCTTCATTCGACCGATGTCCGGCAGCTTCTTTCGACCTTCCGCGAGCTCATCGACAGAGGACACTCGGTGGTCGTCATTGAGCACAATCTCGAGCTCATCCAGGCTTCCGACTGGGTCATCGATCTCGGTCCCGGCGGCGGCGATGAAGGAGGACTTCTCGTCGCGGAGGGCCCCCCCGAACGGGTCGCAGCCAACGACGCAAGCGTCACCGGCTTCTATCTTCGCGAGCCGGTCGCCGATACGGGGTCAGTGGGCAGCACCGCTTCGAATCAGAGCTGA
- a CDS encoding aldo/keto reductase — MKTRVLGRTGLGVSEIGFGGWQAGGRFSVGGIPIGWAGTSDDETLAAIRRARELGINFFDTSDIYGHGRSESLLGLALAKYRSDVIISTKVGFVRSSRDTIERDFSRKHIFHAIDRSLHRLRTDYLDLYQLHNPPIEVLRKEEVQETMERLQNDGRIRFWGISITSPEEGLEIVERGWGYTIQVLYNILNQSAASELFPLAKEKRYGVIARVPLASGLLSGRYHPGTTFPPDDVRQNFLTPRRLEEALAWVDEAKAIVGSSSDTLGQAALRFVLANDAVSTTVPGARNPHQVEVNAKASGNPLPEEVVSRLSERIGKYNFYEKHQIRV, encoded by the coding sequence GTGAAGACTCGGGTGCTCGGCAGGACCGGTCTCGGGGTCAGCGAGATCGGCTTCGGAGGATGGCAGGCTGGAGGACGCTTCAGCGTCGGTGGGATACCGATCGGCTGGGCCGGAACGAGTGACGACGAGACACTCGCCGCGATCCGGCGCGCGCGCGAGCTCGGGATCAACTTCTTCGATACTTCCGACATCTACGGTCACGGCCGCAGCGAATCACTTCTCGGTCTCGCCCTGGCGAAGTACCGCAGCGACGTCATCATCTCGACCAAGGTCGGTTTCGTGCGATCGAGTCGCGACACGATCGAGCGGGACTTTTCGCGCAAGCACATCTTTCACGCCATCGACCGGTCACTTCACCGGCTCCGAACCGACTATCTCGATCTCTACCAGCTCCACAATCCTCCCATCGAGGTCCTTCGAAAGGAGGAAGTTCAGGAGACGATGGAGCGGCTTCAGAACGACGGCCGCATTCGATTCTGGGGAATCTCGATCACTTCGCCTGAAGAAGGACTCGAGATCGTCGAGCGGGGATGGGGCTACACGATTCAGGTCCTCTACAACATACTCAATCAGTCGGCCGCCAGCGAGCTGTTCCCCCTCGCAAAGGAAAAGCGCTACGGAGTCATCGCGCGAGTGCCGCTCGCTTCCGGTCTTCTCTCCGGTCGCTATCATCCGGGAACCACGTTCCCTCCTGACGACGTACGCCAGAATTTTCTGACGCCCCGGCGGCTCGAAGAGGCGCTCGCCTGGGTCGATGAGGCGAAGGCGATCGTCGGGTCGTCGAGCGACACGCTCGGACAGGCGGCTCTCCGGTTCGTTCTCGCGAACGATGCCGTCTCGACCACCGTGCCGGGAGCCCGCAACCCGCATCAGGTCGAGGTCAACGCAAAGGCCTCCGGCAACCCGCTCCCGGAGGAAGTCGTCAGCCGGCTTTCGGAACGGATCGGTAAGTACAACTTTTACGAGAAACATCAGATCCGCGTCTGA
- a CDS encoding MCE family protein, with protein MSAAAKVGIFMLIILGILAFFILRIEDLNLGGADAVQEIQVIFDSVAGLDDKSAVRVAGVRVGKVSGIRLTEDGRAVVTLEVNGEVDLRQGATAKIANLGLLGEKYVDLIPGPVGNPVLADTDRPILLEGTSSASIEQVTDQVAAIADDLKAITASIRNTVGGPSGEQRLDEIVENVRQVTASMRLLIDSNQENVAITAENLRAITTDLRVELPRIARAFDQAALSISGTVGDNREDIRIIVENLRRLSTDIQTTADNLGHVTAQVRSGEGTVGKLLYSDEAHERLTSALSSVESGVGELQKTLGRIGKIDLKLGIQGDYYAGLEDVDPALGSNSRTAVVVDLQPDPEKNRFYHVELANVPRGDKDVKVVEKIVIHPDGTTETSTIREEKFDRDFLISAQAGWKLDELVVRLGLFENTGGIGADYHLNDRLRLTGEIFDFGKYRDDSPHLRLFSQYVISSEKETLPQIYVSTGVDNVFNDTAFTVGGGIRWTDEDLKYLLGSIPMP; from the coding sequence ATGAGCGCGGCCGCAAAAGTCGGAATCTTCATGCTGATCATTCTCGGGATTCTCGCTTTCTTCATCCTGAGAATCGAAGACCTGAATCTCGGCGGCGCCGACGCCGTGCAGGAAATCCAGGTCATTTTCGATTCGGTCGCCGGGCTCGACGACAAGTCGGCGGTGCGAGTGGCCGGCGTGCGCGTGGGCAAAGTCTCCGGCATCCGCCTCACCGAGGACGGTCGCGCCGTGGTGACTCTCGAAGTAAACGGCGAGGTCGATCTCCGGCAGGGCGCCACCGCGAAGATCGCAAACCTCGGGCTCCTCGGAGAGAAGTACGTCGATCTGATCCCCGGGCCGGTCGGTAATCCGGTTCTCGCGGACACCGATCGCCCGATCCTTCTCGAAGGGACCAGCTCTGCCTCGATCGAGCAGGTGACCGATCAGGTGGCTGCCATCGCCGACGATCTCAAGGCGATCACCGCATCGATCCGCAACACCGTCGGAGGCCCGTCCGGCGAGCAGCGTCTCGACGAGATCGTCGAGAACGTCCGACAGGTCACCGCGAGTATGCGCCTCCTCATCGATTCCAATCAGGAGAACGTCGCGATCACCGCCGAGAACCTCCGCGCGATCACAACCGATCTCCGTGTGGAGCTCCCGCGGATCGCGCGCGCGTTCGATCAGGCCGCGCTCTCCATCTCCGGTACCGTCGGCGACAACCGCGAAGACATCCGGATCATCGTCGAGAACCTGCGACGCCTTTCCACCGACATTCAGACGACCGCCGACAACCTCGGCCACGTCACCGCTCAGGTACGTTCCGGCGAGGGTACCGTCGGAAAGCTCCTCTACAGCGACGAAGCACACGAGCGACTGACGTCGGCGCTCTCCTCTGTCGAATCCGGCGTCGGGGAGCTTCAGAAAACCCTCGGCAGGATCGGGAAGATCGATCTCAAGCTCGGAATTCAGGGCGACTACTACGCCGGACTCGAAGACGTCGATCCCGCCCTCGGCAGCAACTCCCGTACGGCCGTCGTCGTCGATCTTCAGCCCGATCCCGAGAAGAACCGCTTCTACCACGTCGAGCTCGCCAACGTCCCGCGCGGAGACAAGGACGTCAAGGTCGTCGAGAAGATCGTCATCCATCCGGACGGAACCACCGAAACGAGCACGATCCGCGAAGAAAAATTCGACCGCGATTTTCTGATCTCAGCGCAGGCCGGCTGGAAACTCGACGAGCTCGTCGTCCGGCTGGGACTGTTCGAGAACACCGGAGGTATCGGCGCCGACTACCACCTCAACGATCGGCTCCGCCTCACAGGAGAGATCTTCGACTTCGGCAAGTACCGGGACGACAGTCCTCATCTCCGGCTGTTCAGCCAGTACGTCATCAGCAGCGAAAAGGAAACGCTTCCGCAGATCTACGTCTCGACCGGCGTGGACAACGTCTTCAACGACACCGCCTTCACGGTCGGTGGCGGGATCCGCTGGACCGACGAAGATCTGAAATACCTTCTCGGCTCGATTCCGATGCCCTGA
- a CDS encoding Maf family protein has product MTRLILASGSPRRLELLRSIGIDPIVIPSRIEERLEPGESPGEYVTRLSEEKAVSVGRKQPDDWIVAADTIVVLEGEILEKPVSETDAAAMLSRLSGRTHTVLTAVTLHRQQVHTETTVTATDVKIAEMLRDEIAWYLSTGESMDKAGAYAAQGVGALFIEELTGSYSNVVGLPLARLYRMMKSVGIFPPEESK; this is encoded by the coding sequence GTGACACGCCTCATCCTCGCGTCCGGTTCTCCCCGACGGCTCGAGCTGCTGCGCTCGATCGGTATCGACCCGATCGTCATTCCGAGCCGGATCGAAGAGCGGCTCGAGCCCGGAGAATCGCCCGGCGAATACGTCACCAGGCTCTCCGAGGAGAAGGCCGTCTCGGTCGGCAGGAAGCAGCCGGACGACTGGATCGTCGCCGCCGACACCATCGTCGTTCTCGAAGGCGAGATCCTCGAAAAGCCCGTCTCGGAGACCGATGCGGCGGCGATGCTCTCGCGGCTCTCGGGGCGTACTCATACCGTGCTCACAGCCGTCACGCTCCACAGGCAGCAGGTGCACACCGAGACGACGGTCACGGCGACCGACGTGAAGATCGCCGAGATGCTGCGCGACGAGATCGCCTGGTATCTCTCGACGGGCGAGTCGATGGACAAGGCGGGTGCGTACGCCGCCCAGGGTGTCGGGGCCCTCTTCATTGAAGAGCTGACCGGAAGCTACTCGAATGTAGTCGGCCTTCCTCTTGCGAGGTTGTACCGTATGATGAAAAGCGTCGGGATTTTCCCGCCGGAGGAGAGTAAATGA
- the galU gene encoding UTP--glucose-1-phosphate uridylyltransferase GalU, with the protein MASNRIRSCVIPCAGYGTRCLPATKEIPKEMLPLVDKPIIQYGVEEAVSSGMERVVIVTSRGKNSILDHFDRNRGLEENLRHKNKPELLELIEQVSSLAEVSSIRQKAVLGLGDAVRSARPLVGDEPFAVLLPDDVIISDVPVLAQLGRVWEEKKRPVVALMEVPEDQASRYGIIEGKKVAANLYLIENMVEKPAGVPPSNLAIIGRYLLTPGVFEHLEQTGAGAGGEIQLTDALQRLMQQGEIYGLVFEGTRYDAGESLGWLEANVAAGLRHPVIGEAFTEFLRRTISR; encoded by the coding sequence ATGGCTTCCAACCGCATCCGTTCGTGTGTGATCCCGTGCGCCGGCTACGGAACGAGATGCCTTCCCGCCACCAAAGAGATCCCGAAAGAGATGCTTCCGCTCGTGGACAAGCCGATCATCCAGTACGGCGTCGAGGAAGCTGTCTCCTCCGGCATGGAACGGGTCGTCATCGTCACCTCTCGCGGCAAGAACTCGATTCTCGATCACTTCGATCGGAACCGCGGGCTGGAAGAGAATCTCCGTCATAAGAACAAGCCGGAGCTTCTGGAGCTGATCGAACAGGTCAGCTCTCTCGCCGAGGTCTCGTCGATCCGGCAGAAAGCGGTCCTCGGGCTCGGCGACGCCGTTCGCTCGGCCCGCCCGCTCGTCGGAGACGAGCCGTTCGCGGTCCTTCTTCCGGACGACGTCATCATCTCCGACGTCCCCGTGCTCGCGCAGCTCGGCAGAGTCTGGGAGGAGAAGAAACGTCCAGTGGTCGCTCTGATGGAGGTGCCGGAGGACCAGGCTTCGCGCTACGGGATCATCGAGGGGAAGAAGGTGGCCGCGAATCTCTACCTGATCGAAAACATGGTCGAGAAACCTGCCGGCGTCCCTCCGTCGAACCTCGCGATCATCGGCCGGTATCTCCTGACCCCGGGGGTCTTCGAACATCTCGAACAGACCGGAGCGGGCGCGGGAGGCGAGATTCAGCTGACCGATGCTCTTCAGCGGCTGATGCAGCAGGGGGAGATCTACGGCCTCGTTTTCGAAGGTACCCGGTACGACGCGGGCGAAAGCCTCGGCTGGCTCGAGGCAAACGTCGCGGCTGGCCTCCGTCATCCCGTCATTGGTGAAGCGTTCACCGAGTTTCTGAGACGGACCATCTCGAGGTGA
- the mdh gene encoding malate dehydrogenase: MNKVTVVGAGNVGATLGQRIAEKELAHVVLVDIVEGVPQGKGLDLIESAPVERFDAHVIGTNGYEETAGSDVVVITAGLPRKPGMSRDDLLWKNEEIVANVTREIVEHSPDTILIIVSNPLDAMCEVARRVSGFPRERVMGMAGVLDSARMRAFIAMELDVSIENTHAFVLGGHGDTMVPLPRYSTVAGIPITELISKERIDAIVDRTRNGGAEIVKLLGTSAWYAPSSAAWEMVDAILRDKNKILPCAARLEGEYGYQNLFVGVPVKLGAGGVEEIIEIELNDDERKALDHSADAVRELVGKLKTAES; the protein is encoded by the coding sequence ATGAATAAAGTCACAGTCGTCGGTGCCGGCAATGTCGGCGCCACCCTCGGCCAGCGGATCGCGGAAAAGGAGCTGGCCCACGTCGTCCTCGTCGACATCGTCGAGGGCGTTCCCCAGGGCAAAGGCCTCGACCTGATCGAATCCGCTCCCGTAGAGAGATTCGATGCGCATGTCATCGGTACCAACGGATACGAAGAGACCGCCGGGTCCGACGTCGTCGTCATCACCGCGGGTCTCCCCAGAAAACCGGGAATGAGCCGCGACGACCTTCTCTGGAAGAACGAAGAGATCGTCGCGAATGTCACCCGCGAGATCGTCGAACATTCTCCAGACACGATCCTGATCATCGTCTCGAATCCACTCGATGCGATGTGCGAGGTCGCGCGCCGCGTTTCGGGATTTCCGAGAGAGCGCGTGATGGGCATGGCGGGAGTTCTCGATTCGGCCCGGATGCGCGCATTCATCGCGATGGAGCTCGACGTCTCGATCGAGAATACTCACGCCTTCGTCCTCGGCGGGCATGGCGACACGATGGTCCCGCTGCCTCGCTACTCCACCGTTGCCGGGATTCCGATCACCGAGCTGATCTCGAAGGAGCGGATCGACGCGATCGTCGACAGAACGAGGAACGGCGGAGCCGAGATCGTCAAACTTCTCGGCACCTCCGCCTGGTACGCCCCGTCGTCGGCTGCCTGGGAGATGGTCGATGCGATCCTCAGGGACAAGAACAAGATCCTTCCGTGCGCCGCGAGGCTCGAAGGAGAGTATGGCTACCAGAATCTCTTCGTCGGGGTTCCCGTCAAGCTCGGAGCCGGTGGTGTCGAGGAGATCATCGAGATCGAGCTGAACGATGACGAGCGGAAAGCTCTCGATCACTCGGCCGATGCCGTTCGCGAGCTCGTCGGAAAGCTCAAGACCGCTGAGAGCTGA
- a CDS encoding CDGSH iron-sulfur domain-containing protein, whose amino-acid sequence MTKIKVRPDGPLIVEGDFTLVDENGNETEPLKKALCRCGGSTTKPYCDGTHSKIGFKGANEAVREADQD is encoded by the coding sequence TTGACCAAAATCAAGGTAAGACCCGACGGCCCCCTGATCGTCGAGGGTGACTTCACACTCGTCGACGAGAACGGCAACGAGACCGAGCCCCTCAAGAAGGCTCTCTGCCGTTGCGGCGGATCGACCACCAAGCCCTACTGCGACGGCACCCACTCGAAGATCGGTTTCAAAGGCGCCAACGAAGCTGTTCGGGAAGCAGATCAGGACTGA